The genomic stretch CGCTCCCCGTACATAGCTCGTTATAGTTCGAGGGAAACTCCCTCAAACTGATTACTCCCTGTTTGTTTTTGGTGATCTACGGCACCTCGCCGTCTTGTCTCAAAGTATAGCGAACTGCTTACGTTTTGTACAGAGATAGGTCTAGAGATAAAGTTTAGTAGTCTGTGTAACCTGGGAACCAGTCGCGAGTCAGCTGTGATTCTTCTAGTCCTGCCTTCATCAAACCCACACCTATGGCGTCAACCATACCCTGTGGGCCGGTTATATAAACCTGGGAAGCGTTTAAACCCGGGACCAGCTCGTGGCATTTTTCAGGGGTCAGTCGCTCACCAATCACATAGTGAACTTTGAGCTCTGGATGGCTCATCCGCCAGTGTTCAATTTCGTCACCAAAGACAACGTCTCTCTCTTTGTTTGCATAGACCAGTATCGCAGGAACTGGTTCGTTGTCGTAGACGCGTTGCTTAAGGATGGAATGCACTGGGGTTATGCCAATCCCCCCCGCGATGAAGACAAGGGGCAGAGCACTCTCCCTCCAGATGAAATCACCCTCGATACCATCAACCGTAATCTCCCCGCCAATTGGTATGTGATCGAGCGCCTGTTTGAACGTACTCTGCGACACGTGAGTCGTAATAGCCGGGTGTTTCTCGTATGGAGGTGCCGAGATCGTGAACCAGTGCTCAAACTCAAGTCGATCTTCAGGGTCACCTTCGTGGTCAAGCTCAACCCTCATATACTGTCCAGCCACCCAGGAGACAGGCTGCTCGGGCTCAAACACGAACGATGTTACATCACCAACTTCTTTATCTTTTCGTAGTAGTTTAAAGCGCATAGGCCAGTTCTCCTTAAGCAGTTAGTAGTTCTTCATGCCTGATTATAACGGTCAGATACGAAAAGACGTACGGTATGATGGTAGTAGCAGTATTTTGTTTGACGTATAGTAGAGGCAAGTGTCTATGAGTATTCCCCGTGAACCCCGAAGTCAGACTTCCCTCAGGGTATCGCTTGTCGCATGGTTAGTGCGTCTAGCCGGTATCGGTGCCATCCTGGAGACGCTGTCGCAGCGAGTACCGCACAAAATCGCTCATACGATCTATTACGTCGACGCCAATCCGATACTTGCTTCGAGAGTCCTTGATATCGCTTTAGGCCTCGCCCTTCTCTATCTCGCTCAGCAGCTGGCTCGCCGTAAATTCAGCGCCTACTATCTGACTGTCACTATTCTTGTCATCTTGATCGGTGCCGAATTTGTCAGATTCAAGCATATGGGCCAGCTCTTTTTGTATGCCAGCGTCTTAGCAATTCTACTTCTGACCCGTCACCTCTATGATGTTAAGAATGATAGCGTCAGTTTCCGTAGAATTGCCCTTGTCTCAACGATGCTCCTAGGCGTCACCTTTGTTTATGGGACAATCGGTTTCCTGCTTTTGAGAAAAGCTGAATTCCATCACATCTTCTCTGTCGATGAAGCCATGGAATACACGCTAAGACAGATGGCTACACTTGGTGACTACACACTTGTCACGCATAGTAAGCATGCCCGGCTCTTTTTGCAGACCCTCAACGCCGCTACAGATACGTCACTTGTTCTCGTCTTCACGGCTCTTTTTAGGCCCATCCGTTTCCGCGTTGGAGCACTACCATACGAACGCCATGTAGCTGAAGAGATACTGGATAAGTGGTCTGACTCAACCGAGGATTACTTTAAGCTATGGCCCCGCGACAAACACTACTTCTTCAATGCCTATCGTGATGCGTTTGTAGCCTATAAACTCGTCGGCAGCACTGCCATTGTGCTCGATGGACCAAGCGGTAACCCAGATCATATAGAGGAGTTGGTTAAGGAGTTTTCTGAATATTGTGCGGTCAACAGCTGGCGGTTAACGGTTGTCCACAGCGATTCTCGCCTACGGACTCTTTACGAGTCGATGGACCTAAAAGAGTTGGCGATAGGCCAGGAAGCCGTTGTCAGTATCCCGGAGTTTGCGGCTAAGACTCAAGGTAATAAACACTTCAGATACGTCAAGAATAGAGCTGAGCGAGAGAACCTTCACTTTAGTCTCTGGCAGGCACCTTTAACTGACGAACAGATCGGTCAACTCCGAGAGGTGTCGGCGAGCTGGCTCAGACATAACAACCGGCATGAATACACCTTTGCGATGGGCTACTTTGACGAAGAATATCTCCGTAGCTGTGTGGTGGCAACATTGCAGGACGCTGACGGTCGCGTCATCGCCTACACAAATGTCGTTCCTAGCTTTGTTGGTAAAGCACGCACCATCGATCACATGCGCTCTGTCCCGGAGGTTTCGCAGGTTGCTATGCACTTCCTGCTCATGCGCTTGATTCTCAGTCTTAACGACCAGCAGATTGAGATGTTTAACTTGGGCTTCGTTCCGCTTGCTGACGTATCGGAAGAAAAAAAACATAGCGCCAGTGAACGCGCCTTATCTATCATCAAGCGATTTGGTGGTGGCGTCTATTCGTTCGGTGGGCTAGAACAATTCAAGGGTAAATTCGAACCTGATTGGCAACCACGCTACCTCTATTACCCGCCGCAATCACTCGTTCAGGTCGCCAGTGCCCTTAACACCGCGGTCAGCATCGACCCGACCAGCAATAAGTTGCGCAGGTTGAAAAAGGCCAAAACACTCGTTTGGCCACTAGCTCTTACGGGGGCCATTGCTAATGCATCGTGGCCACTTGCCTACTTTTATAACCGGCACATGCTCTTCAGAGGACTCGTCAGCGACCTCGGTCAGCAAGGGCAACACCATGCCTTTCTCTTCAATACGCTAGATGTAGTCGGCGGATCGGCCGTTCTTATTCTTGCTATCTGGCTCTACATACGAGCAAAGCCATCGCTTAACCAGTTCGCACATTTTGGGACGTTGGCTTTCGCTCTAGGCGGCCTTGGAGGTATCATCGCAGCCCTCACTCCACTTAGCGCCCGACTTGAGTCGACGACCGTTCAGTACCTTATCCATCACATCAGCACCAAAGTACTCATCCACGGTGGTGCCAGCACGTTAAACTCAGGCGGGTTCCTGGTGGCAATGATCCTATGGGTGCTTTGGAAGAAGCGTGAGGTTGAACATAAACCTGTCTACACGCTCTTTGTCCTGGCGACCGTTCTGGTCGGAGTATTCGGCTTCTTTCTTGGGATCTACTTCCCGCTCGTGGGCTTCAGCGCACAAAGAGTATTCATCATTCTGCAGTCAACTTGGATGGTCTGGTTCCCGCTCGCACTCTTAGAGCAAGGTACACGCCACCGCACCAAGATAGCTGCCAATCAAGTCTCAACCTAGTCTCCGGAGCTTGCCCTTGACACTCCCACGGTGCATGATGATGGTATGGAAAAGCCACTTCCCGAACGAATGCGGCCGCGAAAACTCGATGACGTCGTAGGTCAGGACCACCTGACAGGTAAAGGGAAGCTCTTTGGGGTTATCGTTGAACGCAAACAACCAGTCAACCTGATCCTCTGGGGTCCGCCAGGGAGCGGTAAGACGACGATCGCTAGAATCTTAGCTCACGAGACAGGCGCCGACTTTACTGAGCTCAGCGCAGTTAGCACGGGTAAGGCGGACATCCGTGAGGTCGTCAAACGAGCGATGGAGAATCAAGCTCAAGGTAAGCCAACGATCGTTTTCGTTGACGAGATCCACCGCTTTAATAAGGCCCAACAAGATATCTTCCTGCCATATGTTGAAGGTGGGCTCCTAACTCTAATCGGGGCGACCACCGAGAACCCTAGTTTTGAGGTTATTGGCCCGCTCTTATCGAGGAGCCGGGTTGTAGTTCTAAACCCGCACTCAGCCGATGACCTGCGGAAGATAATTGCCAACGCGATCAAAGCCGAGAAAAGCACATCTCGAGTTAGTAAAGAAGCGACAGAGATGCTCGTTGGCCTAGCCGATGGCGATGCTCGAGTTGCTCTTAGTAATCTCGAGCTTGCCCTGCAGACAACGAAAGGCAAGATCACGCCCGAGATCATTCAGACCGTTGCCCAAAAAAGATCACCACACTACGACAAAAATGGCGAGGCGCACTATAACATCATCTCTGCGTTCATAAAAAGCATGAGAGGCGGCGACCCAACGGCTGCTACCTACTACATGGCCCGCATGCTACAAGCCGGCGAGGATCCTAAGTTCATTGCACGTCGTATGGTAATCTTCGCCAGTGAAGACATAGGCCTTGCGGGCAATGGAGCAGTCAGCCTTGCCGTCTCAACCTTCCTGGCGGTTGAGCGGGTTGGCCTGCCTGAGTGTCAGTTCAGCCTCTTTCACTGCGCCATCGCCCTCACCAAAGCCAAAAAGTCCAGAGAAGTCACGAAAGTCATGGGAAAGGCTTTGAAGGCTGCCGAGGAATACCCTGATGCGCAAGTTCCTCTACATCTGCGCAACGCCCCTACCAAACTGATGAAAGACCTCGGCTACAACCAGGGTTACGAATGGTCGGCAGGCTTCGAGCATGAGAAGGGGTTTCTTCCCAATGAGTTAAAATCCCTAGACTTCTTTCGCTAAGAGGACTTTCTGGTGGCTGCGCTTTCGCTCGGTCGGATTGAGATGGCGCTTACGGAGTCGGAGGTTTTCTGGAGTAACTTCAAGTAGTTCGTCATCCGCTAAGAAGTCGAGATATTGTTCGAGACTAAGACGAGTGTATGGTGTAAGCTGAATCGTTCCCTCAGAAGAAGAGCTACGTAGGTTCGTCAACTGCTTACCCTTGCAGACGTTCATGTCAAGGTCTTCCTGGCGGTTGTTAATACCCACGATCATTCCCTGGTAGACTTGCGTACCTGGTCCGACGAATAGTTCGCCGCGTGCTTCAGCAATGTCGAGCGCAAAAGCAGTCGTCGGCCCGGCTTCAGTGGCAATCAAGGCACCGTTTCGGATATTTATGGGCGCAGGACCTACGGGTTGATATCCGTCGGGGAGACTGTGCGTGATAACAGTCCCCTTGGTAGACGTCAGGAGCTGGCCTCGAAGACCGAGAAGCGAGCGGGTTGTTATAGCATAGGTAAATCGGCTGGAACCCGAGTTGGTTGAAGACTGACTCTTCAGGATGGCTCGTCGCTTACCCAACTCCTGGTTGATAACTCCAACGAATTCGTCAGGGACTTCGATCAAAAGCTCTTCGACTGGTTCCTGTGTGACGCCATCGATAACGGCTGTTACAACCTGTGGTCGACCAACCTCAAATTCATAGCCTTCACGGCGAAGCGTTTCAATAAGAACACTGAGATGTAATTCGCCACGGCCACTGATAGAAAACCCTATACCTTGCTCTTCAACGCGAAGTGCAACGTTCGTTTCAAGTTCGCGCCTTAACCTATCCCCAATCTGGCGGCCAGTCGTAAACTGCCCTTCCTTGCCCTTGAGAGGCGACGTATTGGGGCCAAGATACATCTTTAGTGTTGGAGATTCAACCGAGATAACCGGTAGTGCTTCCGGCAGCTTTGAATCGGCTACAGTCTCACCGATATGGGCGCCTTCGATACCCGACAGTGTCACAATGTCGCCGGCAATCGCCTCGTCAACTTCCACCTTACCGAGCCCCTTGCTGGCAAAGATCTTCTCAATCTTAGTCGAGACTTTAGTGCCATCGGTCTTGATAAGAGCTGCCTCTTGGCCTCTTCGTATATGGCCTCTCTTCAGCCGACCGATAACCTGTTTACCAAGAAAGTTGTCATACCCGAGGGCTGTGATAAGGAACTGAAAAGGCTCGTCTGCTCCGCTAACTTCCGGAGCTGGTATAATCTCGACAATCGCTTTAAGGAGGGTCGTCAGGTCGGCTTTCTCACTTGTGTCTGAGGGCATTGAATCCCAGATCTTACCGTCACGCCCGATCGAATAGTAGGTTGGATAATGTAACTGGCTCTCATGTGTAGCCAACTCAAGGAAAAGGTCGGCTACTTCATCTTCAACTTCGCTAATGCGGCGGTTTGGTTTGTCGATCTTGTTGATAATGACGATCGGCACCAGATCCATATCGAGTGCCTTGCGTAGAACAAATTTGGTCTGTGGCATTGGGCCTTCCTGAGCATCTACGATCAGAAGAACACCATCCGCCATCGTGAGCGTCCGTTCTACCTCACCCGAAAAGTCGGCATGACCTGGTGTGTCGACTATGTTTATAGTATAGCCATCGTACTCGATCGCCGTGTGCTTAGCCGTAATGGTGATGCCACGTTCTTTCTCTTGGTCACCACTATCCATGATCAGTACTTGGCTCATCTCATCTTGGTTATCACGAAATATATGCGACTGCTTCAAGAGACCGTCAAGAAGCGTCGTCTTACCGTGGTCGACGTGAGCAATTATGGCGATGTTACGAATATGGCGAGCGTCTCTCATAAAACAGACCCACATTGAAGAGGTGGGCTCCCTTAATCTCTTACGCTTATTCTACCACGTATACCAGAGTACGTACAGACTTAAATTGTGCTAGTAGGTAACTTATTTTATAATAATCTATTATGCCTAGGTACGAGGGCTACGGTCCACTCTATCTCCCGGGTGACCCACGATCTGAACGAGTCAAGCTGACCGCAACCGAAGTTGGTCAGTTTATTCAGTTACGCGAGGCTGGTGTTTTGGCGCAGATGGTCCTCAACGGCCTGGTAGCTATGGATGTGATTGAAGGAGCCAACACGCTTATCGCACGCCGGGCTTACCACCTTGAAAGTGTACCTATTCGAGTAGTACGGTTTAATAGCGAGCGCGGTAGAATGGTGTTCGGTGTCTCGTGGGGACAGCCCGGCTTATTCGCAGAATCAGTGGGGCGGCTACAGGACGCTCAAGACTGCTGGCGTATCTGTACCCGTTCGCTCGGTCGTCACGCCGCCGTAGCGGCCATTGAAACACCCGGTATGCCGACCCTTGCCCATGAAAGATGCGAGCTTATCGCACTTCAAGCTCAAGAGAAGATGGATATGTACCCAGACCCACTGCGCCATCTGGATGTATCACTCAGCGTCATCGATGCTCGCCCTCCTTTTTGGCGACCGCGACCGGACGAGGGCCTTTCACGGGCAGGCAGTGGCCTCCGACTAGTACCTCCCCCAGACGAAGTTTAGATAACTGGGCTTACTTCTTCCTTGGCTGCCACAAGATGCTCTTGGCCTGTGAGGCTAAGATATAGATAACAAAGAGAGTCGCTGCAATATTACCCATCACACCAAGAAGCACGGCCATGGTATCCGTCGTCAGGGTAACCGCTGAATACGAAGTGACAAGTGAGGAGACTGCGCCGACTAAAAAGAGCGAAGCAATGAAGAGCATGATCTTATTTCGTCCCCAATGAATGGGAGTGCCGTCGCTGTTTTTAACATGTATGATAACTGCCATCTCGATACCTGCCACTACGGCAAAGATGGCTCGCGTGAGTACGATCGGATCATGGAAGTAATAAAAACTACTAGTATATGCCGACCAGATGATATTAAGCTTAGTAGTCATAGCCAAATCACCGATAGACAGAATATATTGGAGCGTACGTAAGTTATAGAGCCAGACAAGTGTACCAGGGATAAGGAAGATGGCAATGAGGCCAGTCACGACGGCGATTGGTTTAATACGTCGCACTGATCGACTGACCGCACGTATGGCTCGTTGCATAGTACTACTGATCATATAGTACTACCGAGGGTAAGCGCAAATCAGCGTTTTGATTGAGTTGGCTTGAGATCCGTTGCCAGCGGCAGCTGTAA from Candidatus Saccharimonadales bacterium encodes the following:
- a CDS encoding FAD-dependent oxidoreductase translates to MRFKLLRKDKEVGDVTSFVFEPEQPVSWVAGQYMRVELDHEGDPEDRLEFEHWFTISAPPYEKHPAITTHVSQSTFKQALDHIPIGGEITVDGIEGDFIWRESALPLVFIAGGIGITPVHSILKQRVYDNEPVPAILVYANKERDVVFGDEIEHWRMSHPELKVHYVIGERLTPEKCHELVPGLNASQVYITGPQGMVDAIGVGLMKAGLEESQLTRDWFPGYTDY
- a CDS encoding phosphatidylglycerol lysyltransferase domain-containing protein, whose amino-acid sequence is MSIPREPRSQTSLRVSLVAWLVRLAGIGAILETLSQRVPHKIAHTIYYVDANPILASRVLDIALGLALLYLAQQLARRKFSAYYLTVTILVILIGAEFVRFKHMGQLFLYASVLAILLLTRHLYDVKNDSVSFRRIALVSTMLLGVTFVYGTIGFLLLRKAEFHHIFSVDEAMEYTLRQMATLGDYTLVTHSKHARLFLQTLNAATDTSLVLVFTALFRPIRFRVGALPYERHVAEEILDKWSDSTEDYFKLWPRDKHYFFNAYRDAFVAYKLVGSTAIVLDGPSGNPDHIEELVKEFSEYCAVNSWRLTVVHSDSRLRTLYESMDLKELAIGQEAVVSIPEFAAKTQGNKHFRYVKNRAERENLHFSLWQAPLTDEQIGQLREVSASWLRHNNRHEYTFAMGYFDEEYLRSCVVATLQDADGRVIAYTNVVPSFVGKARTIDHMRSVPEVSQVAMHFLLMRLILSLNDQQIEMFNLGFVPLADVSEEKKHSASERALSIIKRFGGGVYSFGGLEQFKGKFEPDWQPRYLYYPPQSLVQVASALNTAVSIDPTSNKLRRLKKAKTLVWPLALTGAIANASWPLAYFYNRHMLFRGLVSDLGQQGQHHAFLFNTLDVVGGSAVLILAIWLYIRAKPSLNQFAHFGTLAFALGGLGGIIAALTPLSARLESTTVQYLIHHISTKVLIHGGASTLNSGGFLVAMILWVLWKKREVEHKPVYTLFVLATVLVGVFGFFLGIYFPLVGFSAQRVFIILQSTWMVWFPLALLEQGTRHRTKIAANQVST
- a CDS encoding replication-associated recombination protein A; translated protein: MEKPLPERMRPRKLDDVVGQDHLTGKGKLFGVIVERKQPVNLILWGPPGSGKTTIARILAHETGADFTELSAVSTGKADIREVVKRAMENQAQGKPTIVFVDEIHRFNKAQQDIFLPYVEGGLLTLIGATTENPSFEVIGPLLSRSRVVVLNPHSADDLRKIIANAIKAEKSTSRVSKEATEMLVGLADGDARVALSNLELALQTTKGKITPEIIQTVAQKRSPHYDKNGEAHYNIISAFIKSMRGGDPTAATYYMARMLQAGEDPKFIARRMVIFASEDIGLAGNGAVSLAVSTFLAVERVGLPECQFSLFHCAIALTKAKKSREVTKVMGKALKAAEEYPDAQVPLHLRNAPTKLMKDLGYNQGYEWSAGFEHEKGFLPNELKSLDFFR
- the typA gene encoding translational GTPase TypA, whose protein sequence is MRDARHIRNIAIIAHVDHGKTTLLDGLLKQSHIFRDNQDEMSQVLIMDSGDQEKERGITITAKHTAIEYDGYTINIVDTPGHADFSGEVERTLTMADGVLLIVDAQEGPMPQTKFVLRKALDMDLVPIVIINKIDKPNRRISEVEDEVADLFLELATHESQLHYPTYYSIGRDGKIWDSMPSDTSEKADLTTLLKAIVEIIPAPEVSGADEPFQFLITALGYDNFLGKQVIGRLKRGHIRRGQEAALIKTDGTKVSTKIEKIFASKGLGKVEVDEAIAGDIVTLSGIEGAHIGETVADSKLPEALPVISVESPTLKMYLGPNTSPLKGKEGQFTTGRQIGDRLRRELETNVALRVEEQGIGFSISGRGELHLSVLIETLRREGYEFEVGRPQVVTAVIDGVTQEPVEELLIEVPDEFVGVINQELGKRRAILKSQSSTNSGSSRFTYAITTRSLLGLRGQLLTSTKGTVITHSLPDGYQPVGPAPINIRNGALIATEAGPTTAFALDIAEARGELFVGPGTQVYQGMIVGINNRQEDLDMNVCKGKQLTNLRSSSSEGTIQLTPYTRLSLEQYLDFLADDELLEVTPENLRLRKRHLNPTERKRSHQKVLLAKEV